One Lucilia cuprina isolate Lc7/37 chromosome 4, ASM2204524v1, whole genome shotgun sequence DNA segment encodes these proteins:
- the LOC111687708 gene encoding GILT-like protein 1, with protein sequence MFKPSISLLPLILVVFAFVICNGQTPVEKLKVLVLYESLCPDSVRFIGRQLGPNYDALKDYIDISLVPFGKSYSKNNGAQFFCQHGPRECFGNRQQSCVLQQTKDQLSQVKFVVCQMTTPDNSNVNYCAESVGLSSEIDTCMNTELGTLLQLEAERITHSYRLSFVPTIIYDGVFDQQLQDSSLRDFRGTVCGLLQKRGTISFHDAVCQ encoded by the exons atgtttaaaccatCAATTTCTTTGTTGCCCCTAATTTTAGTTGTGTTTGCTTTTGTCATTTGTAATGGCCAAACCCCAGTGGAAAAG TTAAAAGTTTTAGTTCTATACGAGTCTTTGTGTCCAGACAGTGTACGTTTTATCGGTCGTCAATTAGGTCCCAACTATGATGCTTTAAAGGATTACATCGACATATCTTTGGTGCCATTTGGAAAATCTTAT tCCAAAAACAATGGCGCCCAATTCTTTTGTCAACACGGACCTCGCGAGTGCTTTGGCAATCGCCAGCAGTCGTGTGTTCTTCAACAAACCAAAGATCAATTGAGTCaagttaaatttgttgtttgccAAATGACCACTCCAGATAATTCCAATGTAAACTAT TGCGCCGAATCAGTTGGCCTCTCAAGTGAAATTGACACCTGTATGAATACCGAATTGGGAACATTATTGCAATTGGAAGCTGAACGCATAACTCATTCATATCGGTTAAGTTTTGTGCCGACCATAATTTACGATGGT GTTTTCGATCAACAATTACAGGACAGTTCATTACGTGATTTTCGTGGTACAGTTTGTGGTCTCTTACAAAAAAGGGGAACTATTTCCTTTCACGATGCGGTGTGTCAATAA